One stretch of Oncorhynchus masou masou isolate Uvic2021 chromosome 9, UVic_Omas_1.1, whole genome shotgun sequence DNA includes these proteins:
- the LOC135545765 gene encoding Kv channel-interacting protein 1-like isoform X2, with protein sequence MGAVVGTLTMGERTKGERRRPSRDKIDDDFELSIVCHRPEGLDKLEAQTNFSKQELQVLYRGFKNECPSGVVNEDTFKQIYAQFFPHGDASTYAHYLFNAFDSAHSGSIKFEGFIMALSTLLRGSVREKLTWTFNLYDINKDGYINKEEMTDIVRAIYDMMGKYTYPALKTDTPKQHVDAFFQKMDKNRDGVVTLDEFILSCQEDENIMRSLQLFKNVI encoded by the exons ATGGGCGCTGTGGTGGGCACGTTAACCATGGGGGAGAGGAccaagggggagaggaggaggccaTCCAGAG atAAAATAGATGATGATTTTGAGTTGAGCATTGTGTGTCATCGGCCAGAAGGGCTGGATAAACTAGAGGCTCAGACCAACTTCAGCAAGCAAGAGCTGCAAGTGCTCTACCGAGGCTTCAAAAAC GAGTGCCCTAGTGGGGTGGTGAATGAGGACACCTTCAAACAGATATACGCACAGTTCTTTCCCCATGGAG ATGCCAGTACCTACGCACACTACCTGTTCAACGCCTTTGACTCAGCACACAGTGGATCCATCAAGTTTGAG ggcTTTATCATGGCGTTGTCCACCCTGCTGAGGGGTTCAGTGAGGGAGAAACTGACGTGGACATTCAACCTGTACGACATCAACAAAGATGGCTACATCAacaaggag gaGATGACAGACATCGTCAGGGCGATATATGACATGATGGGGAAGTACACCTACCCTGCCCTGAAGACAGACACTCCCAAACAACATGTGGATGCCTTCTTCCAGAAGATGGACAAGAACAGAGATGGAGTAGTCACTCTGGATGAGTTCATTCTGTCTTGCCAGGAG GACGAAAACATCATGAGGTCCCTGCAGCTCTTCAAAAATGTCATATAG